Part of the Bacillus sp. (in: firmicutes) genome is shown below.
GCTTTAGGATTAGCTTTAATTGGTGGGGGAACATGGGCAGCATTTAATGATGTAGAAACATTAAGTAATAACATAGCGACTGGAACATTAGATCTTGACATTACTCCTGGCACAACAACTGAAACAACTTTTGACCTTCAAAATTTAAAACCAGGCGATGAATTTACACGCAGCTTTACACTGAATAATAATGGAACATTAGCAATTAAAGATGTGTGGTTAGATGTGATTCCGATGAATTTTACAAATGGCGAAAATGAATATGTAGGCAGGCATGGTCAACCTGACAATGATGCACTTGAATTTCTTGACCAATTTGCTGTAAAAGTATTGATTTCTGGTGTTGAAGGTGGGGCAAACGCATACACGCTGATTCAAGAAAGCGATAATGTTACGTTAAGAAATCTAGCTGAAGGAACTGGGCTCCCTGCAGGATTACAAATGAATGGCAAACGCCTTAACTTAACGCCTGTACCAGGCAAAAATGGGCCAGAATGGGATGGCATTCCTCTAAATCCATATGACTACGAAATCGTTGAGTTTACAATTACGATGATTGATGACCAAGAAAAAGTAACTGATATGGAATCTCCAGTTTATGGTGAATACACGCAAAATGTATACCAAGGCGACAGCGTTGATTTACTCTTCCAATTTGAAGCAACACAATGGCACGGCATTATCATTGATGAAAATGGTTATGTAAATGAGAACGAAAAAGCACATCCATCTCCTCAAAATCCGGCGGAAATTAAAAAGAATAATTAGTGGTTGAACAAACCGAGGGTGGACGTTATGTCCACCTTTAGTAACATGTATATTTTTTTCGTTACTATAATCTGAATTTTAATGAGAGGGTTTAAAATGAAATCACTAAAAATACTGTTTACCCTTATGACAGTCATCATAATTTTTTGTTCAAATTCTCTTATCATAAATGCAGAAGAAAATAAAGAGCTTGATATTGGAGTAACTCCGGATAGGTTTTTATTTGAAATTTCTAATATGAAACCTGGCGATTTGGCCAAAAGAAAATTAACAGTTCAAAACTTAGGAAAACGGGATTTTACGTATAACACCGCAGCAGAATTTATTGGTGGCTCAAAAAAACTTTATGAGGAATTTTTACTTAAAGTATCTGATTCAAATGGAATTTTACATGAAGGAAATTTGAAAGATTTTAAAGGGTTAAAACCGAGATTTTTAAAATCAAAGCATGAAGAGGATCTACTGTTTGAATTAGAGTTTCCTTATGAGCTTGGCAATGAATTTCAAGGATTAGCGTTTGAGGTTGAATTTAAGTTTATCGTTGAAGGCTATGACCCTCCATCACCTGGAGGCGGCGGCGGTGGGGGCTCTGGAGGTGGTTCAGACAATCCCAATAATCCTTCTAATCCTACACCAGGGGAGGCAAGCGGCCCCGATAATCAAGGAACCCCGGGAGTTCTAGGTGATCCAGAGGAGCCAAAGAATCCAATCGTACCAGAAGACCCGGACAAAATAAATCCGCAGCAACCGATTGATCCAAAAAAATTAAATTCAACACCGGTGGGTGGGCACATATTGCCAGCAACTGCAACAAATATCTATAATTTTGGTTTTGCAGGGATTGTTCTTTTGTTAGTAGGTAGTCATTTATTTTTCATACAAAGAAAAAAGAAGCAAGTTGTTAAACAATGAAAAGTATAGGAGTTTTTTGCTTATGAGAAGAAAGCGATCAGCAAGAAAAAAGAAAATGATGAAGAAAAAAGCGTTGTATCAAACAGCAAGTCTACTTTCGATTGCAGCCTTTGGGATTGCCCAAGTTACCCCAACTTCTCATGCTCTCTTTTCATATTCAGCATCAATTAAAGATGGGCAAATTACATCATCATTTGTTTTTCCCGAAACGATTGAAGGACTTGTAAATGAAATTAAAGCTGAAATGGAGCAGATCGAGACACTAAAGGAGCAGGCTGACAGTGTTTATGAAAAATTACAGCTGGCGGAAAGTTCAGAACAAGCAATAAGTGAAAATAATCTAGATGAAATCCTTGAAGCGGCTAAAGCTTCACAAGAAATAGCCAGCAATAAAGTAAATGAACTCAATATTTATTTAGAGCAAGGGCAGCTTGAAGTTATAGTAGATGAATCTGCTACGAAAATATTAATAATCATTGAAGATGGCTTGGAAACAGCAACTGAATTAATGGATACAATTACAATGTTGATAAATGAAATGGAAGGAATGTTGAACGAGGCAAATGTGACGATTACGGCCATGATTCAAGTAGAGACGGCTCTTCTTGAGAAAGAAATCATTGCTGAAATTGCCAAAAAAGCATTAGAGGGTGTAACGACTGCAAACGGCAGCGCTGAAGATATCCTAGTAAGATACGGAGCTAATTTTGATTTAGACGCATTCCAGTCCTTAGTAGAAGCTCTTACTAACTCAGAAACTGATATCCAAAAGGCGCTAAAAGATGCTGATAAATACTTGCACGAGCTAAAAGCCTATGTTGATGGTACAAAGGAAACGGCTTCGCCAGATGTGGTTGCGGAAGCAAAAGCAAATTATGAGAAAGTTCAACAAGCCATTGATCATTTAAAGGAAACGATGGAAAATACAAAAACGACAAATTCTGAAGTGCAATCAAGAATCGAACAAGAAAAACAAAGGCAGGAAGAGGAAGCAAAAAGAATTGAACTAGAAGAAGAAGCAAAAAGGACCCAACAGGAGCTTGAAAACCAAGAGCCCCCTGCAGGTGGTGGAGGAGTTTCCGAGCCTCAGGAACAACCTTCTGCGGAAGATGATGCACCAAATTTAGATGCACCAGCTACTGAAGGGGAAGAACCAAACTCAGAAGCTCCGCCACAGAGTGAAGAAGAACCTAAAGAAAACCCACAAGACAATGTCGAGATTCCTGACCAACAGACTCCAGAAAAAGAAGCAAATGAGAATAATCCAAAAGATGGAGATCCAATGACAAATCAGCCTACACGGCCTAATGATGCTGATTCAATACCAAATAATCAAGATGGAGACGATAATCCATCTAATGCTGGAAAAGATAATGGAGCACCGAGTAATCATGAGGATACAGCCGAAACAACCGAATCTTCAGATACAAGTAACGACAATTCGGAGAACAATAGCTCTACTAGTAATGAAACACAATCGGCAGAACCATCAAGTGACAGTGAGTCGGTCAGCAGAGATACAGTTGCATCACTAAATACTTCTACAAGGGAAACAGAATTCTTTTCAATTGATAGATTCATTGTAAATAGAAGAGATGAAGAGGATGAAACGGAACAAATTATGGAAACGGATGAAATTGGAAAACAAAATATTCAAACAGACATACTAACAATCGACAATAAGAATAAATTGATAATTAATATTAGATCGTATTTATGGTCGCAATGGAACAAAAAACTATGAAAAAATATTTTTTAATGGTTGCTAAGATTACGTTGTTCATATTTCTTCTATTATGTTGCTATTTAATTTTTTCAAGTAAATTCATCGGACCAACCTCACAAATAGGCGGTTACCATTTCGTAACAGTTGCAACAGGATCAATGCATCCAGAAATTAAACCTGGATCGTTAATTCTCATAAAAAAAGTTAGCGATCCAGGAAGTTTAAAGGTTAATGATGTTATCACCTTTCACTCGCCAAGAAATGAAAGGCAACTGATTACGCACCGAATTGTTGAAGTAAAAAATATCAATTCTGAGCTTCGTTTTATAACAAAAGGGGATTCAAATCTAACTACAGATGTAGAAGCGGTAAATGCAATCGATGTTCTTGGTAAATATCAAAATGTAATGATTCCTTATGGGGGCTATTTTTTACAACTAACAAAAACCCGCATTGGCTTTTTCGTATTTTTTCTTGCTCCTGTATTTGTTTTGATTCTTTCAACAATAACTAAACGTAGGTCATCTTTTAATCGAAAGCATAGATTAACCTCCAATTAAGTAATCAAAAACAGGTGATAAAATGTTTATTTATAAAAATTTAAAGAACTACTCCTTTCTAATTATAGGCTTCTTATTGATTATAGCTTCGATAATTCCAAAAGGCTCCTGGTCTTATTTTAATGATATTGAAAAAATGCCCACTACGTTAGCCGTCGGGATGTGTAGTCTTGATGTTGAATCAGAGATTAAATTTAATTTAACAAATCTGTTCCCAGCTGAAAATGAAGTGAACCCCCTTCACCTTAAAATGAAGAATAATGGATCGTTTTTTGTTAATCATTTGTATTTAAAGACTATTTTAGATACAAAATCATACGAAGCTGATAATGGGGGAAATACAGCGGAAAAGTTCGCCGAGCAATTTAAAGTTGAGTTTTGGGCGAATAACGAACAACTACATGCGGAAAACTGGACGCTTGACAAGTTAGCAACAACAGTTCCTGATATTGCTGCTTGGCTACCGGAGGGAGGCTTAAATATCGGTGAAGAGTTGGATATTTCAGTAAAAGTTGCATTTGTAAAAGGAGAAGGGCAAAAGAAATTTGAAGATAAATCATTGCCAGTTGAATTTGTCGTCGAAGGCATTTGCGGCAATGGCGGCGATCCAGGAGACCCAGGAAAATGGGATAAGAGTTCCTTAAGCTTTAACGGAGCGTACAGAAGTTCGTGTACAGAAATATTTGCTACTGTCCGAAATGGAGCGGGTTCAAGAGCGATGGAAGGTCCTGTGAGATATGAGGTTTATTGGGTTGCCAGCGGAAATCCAAAAGATGGTGAAATTGTCGCTAGCGGACAAATTCCAGCTTTAGGTTCAGGTGGATCACATATCCTAAGATATACACCATCAAAAGCAGGGGTCTACAAATTTAAAGCATACCAAAGACAAGGCCATCCTGGTATAGGTGAGCTATGGAGTGAATCATTGCAAGTAAATCAAAGCTGTTTTAAAAAGTAAATCATTTTCTGTAAAGGGGCTGATTCCAATGGAATCAGCTCTTTTAGGGGTCCTGTCGACAAGCGGAAAACATACGCTAAGCAAAATTCGCCACAAGAAAAGCCGATTTTTCCTACGCTAAGGAATCATCGGCTTAGTTTATTGTTTAGAA
Proteins encoded:
- a CDS encoding signal peptidase I, with amino-acid sequence MKKYFLMVAKITLFIFLLLCCYLIFSSKFIGPTSQIGGYHFVTVATGSMHPEIKPGSLILIKKVSDPGSLKVNDVITFHSPRNERQLITHRIVEVKNINSELRFITKGDSNLTTDVEAVNAIDVLGKYQNVMIPYGGYFLQLTKTRIGFFVFFLAPVFVLILSTITKRRSSFNRKHRLTSN
- a CDS encoding LPXTG cell wall anchor domain-containing protein, translating into MKSLKILFTLMTVIIIFCSNSLIINAEENKELDIGVTPDRFLFEISNMKPGDLAKRKLTVQNLGKRDFTYNTAAEFIGGSKKLYEEFLLKVSDSNGILHEGNLKDFKGLKPRFLKSKHEEDLLFELEFPYELGNEFQGLAFEVEFKFIVEGYDPPSPGGGGGGGSGGGSDNPNNPSNPTPGEASGPDNQGTPGVLGDPEEPKNPIVPEDPDKINPQQPIDPKKLNSTPVGGHILPATATNIYNFGFAGIVLLLVGSHLFFIQRKKKQVVKQ
- a CDS encoding spore coat protein, with translation MTIKKKLGLGVASAALGLALIGGGTWAAFNDVETLSNNIATGTLDLDITPGTTTETTFDLQNLKPGDEFTRSFTLNNNGTLAIKDVWLDVIPMNFTNGENEYVGRHGQPDNDALEFLDQFAVKVLISGVEGGANAYTLIQESDNVTLRNLAEGTGLPAGLQMNGKRLNLTPVPGKNGPEWDGIPLNPYDYEIVEFTITMIDDQEKVTDMESPVYGEYTQNVYQGDSVDLLFQFEATQWHGIIIDENGYVNENEKAHPSPQNPAEIKKNN